A part of Sander vitreus isolate 19-12246 chromosome 8, sanVit1, whole genome shotgun sequence genomic DNA contains:
- the dld gene encoding dihydrolipoyl dehydrogenase, mitochondrial yields the protein MQSWTQLYRSLATRSHHLPCKLHGASALSVRTYADKAAIDADVTVVGSGPGGYVAAIKAAQLGFKTVCVEKNVSLGGTCLNVGCIPSKALLNNSYLYHMAHGKDFESRGIEISGLSLNLEKMMAQKSGAVKALTGGIAHLFKQNKVTHVSGFGRVTGKNQVTAVAADGSEQVINTKNILIATGSEVTPFPGIPIDEDSIVSSTGALSLKKVPEEMIVIGAGVIGVELGSVWQRLGSKVTAVEFLGHVGGMGIDMEMSKTFQRILQKQGFKFKLGTKVLGATKRPDGKIDVAVEAAAGGKNETLTCDVLLVCIGRRPFTENLGLDSVGIELDNRGRIPVNNRFQTKVPSIYAIGDVVAGPMLAHKAEDEGIITVEGMAGGAVHIDYNCVPSVIYTHPEVAWVGKTEEQLKEEGVPYKVGKFPFAANSRAKTNADTDGMVKILSHKETDRMLGAHIVGSGAGEMINEAALAMEYGASCEDIARVCHAHPTVSEAFREANLAASFGKAINF from the exons CGGAGCCACCACCTGCCCTGCAAACTGCACGGAGCTTCAGCGCTGTCCGTCAGAACCTACGCCGACAAAGCAGCAA TCGATGCAGACGTCACGGTGGTGGGGTCCGGTCCGGGCGGCTACGTAGCTGCCATCAAAGCCGCACAGCTCGGCTTCAAG acagtgtgtgttgaGAAAAATGTCTCGCTGGGTGGGACCTGTCTGAACGTCGGCTGCATCCCctccaag GCTCTGCTGAACAACTCCTACTTGTACCACATGGCTCATGGCAAGGACTTTGAAAGCAGAGGCATCGAAA TTTCAGGCCTGTCGTTGAACCTTGAGAAGATGATGGCTCAGAAGAGCGGAGCAGTTAAAGCACTGACCGGAGGAATCGCACATCTATTCAAACAGAACAAA gTGACCCACGTCAGCGGTTTCGGGAGGGTGACGGGTAAGAACCAGGTGACGGCCGTAGCAGCCGACGGCAGCGAGCAGGTCATCAACACCAAGAACATCCTCATCGCCACCGGCTCCGAAGTCACGCCCTTCCCCGGGATCCCG ATCGATGAGGACAGCATCGTGTCGTCAACAGGAGCTCTGTCCCTGAAAAAGGTTCCCGAGGAGATGATTGTGATCGGAGCCGGAGTCATCGGCGTGGAGCTG GGGTCAGTGTGGCAGCGTCTGGGCTCTAAAGTCACAGCAGTGGAGTTCCTGGGCCACGTGGGCGGCATGGGCATCGACATGGAGATGTCCAAGACCTTCCAGCGCATCCTGCAGAAGCAGGGATTCAAGTTCAAGCTCGGCACCAAAGTCCTGGGAGCCACCAAGAGGCCCGACGGCAAGATCGACGTGGC AGTGGAGGCGGCGGCCGGAGGGAAGAACGAGACTCTGACGTGCGACGTGCTGCTCGTCTGTATCGGCCGACGGCCGTTCACGGAGAACCTGGGTCTGGACTCTGTCGGCATCGAGCTGGACAACAGGGGCCGCATCCCCGTCAACAACCGCTTCCAGACCAAAGTACCCAG TATATATGCCATCGGAGACGTGGTCGCCGGGCCGATGTTGGCGCACAAGGCCGAGGACGAGGGCATCATCACGGTGGAGGGCATGGCCGGCGGCGCCGTGCACATCGACTACAACTGTGTTCCCTCCGTTATCTACACGCACCCCGAGGTGGCCTGGGTGGGCAAGACAGAGGAGCAGCTCAAAGAGGAG GGCGTCCCGTACAAAGTCGGCAAGTTCCCCTTCGCAGCCAACAGCCGAGCCAAGACCAACGCCGACACGGACGGCATGGTGAAGATCCTCAGCCACAAGGAGACGGACAGGATGCTGGGAGCTCACATCGTCGGCTCT GGCGCCGGAGAGATGATCAACGAAGCTGCTTTGGCCATGGAGTACGGAGCTTCCTGTGAAGACATCGCCAGAGTCTGCCATGCCCATCCT ACGGTGTCGGAGGCCTTCAGAGAAGCGAACCTGGCCGCCTCTTTCGGCAAAGCCATCAACTTCTGA